From Caldanaerobius fijiensis DSM 17918:
TCGGAGAAAAGGCAGAAGGAGTGATTTAAGTGCTTGACGAACTAAAAACAAAAATTCAGAGTTTAAAAGAGGAAATCGATGAAATGGGGGTTTCTCTTTGACTACGCGGGTTCTAGAGAGGAACTAAAAAAAATGGAAGAGAGCATGGCAGATCCCGATTTTTGGTCTGATATAGAAAAAGCGAGCAAAGTAAATCAAAAGATAAAGGTATTAAAAGATAAGTTAGATCAGTATGACAGCATAAGATCGCGTTATGATGATCTGACAGTGCTTCTGGAACTGGCTTATGAGGAAGGAGATGAATCCTTAGAGCCGGAGATACAGAGTGAATATCAAAAGCTTCAAAAAGATGTAGCGGATATGAAGATAAAATTGATGTTAAACGGTCGATATGACGCTAACAATGCTATTATGTCTTTTCATGCCGGGGCCGGCGGTACCGAAGCACAGGACTGGGCGCAAATGCTCATAAGAATGTATACCCGATGGGCTGAGCGCAGGGGCTTTGAAGTGGATATACTGGACTACCTAGAAGGCGATGAAGCAGGGGTCAAAAATGCTACACTTATGGTAAAAGGCGATTACGCTTATGGTTATCTAAAGGCAGAGAAAGGTGTGCATAGGCTGGTGAGAATATCTCCTTTTGATGCCGCAGGAAGAAGGCATACCTCCTTTGCCCTGGTTGAGGTGCTGCCAGAAATAACCGAGGATATTGATGTGGAGATAAATCCTGCTGATTTGAAGATTGATACCTATCGTTCCAGTGGTGCTGGTGGACAGCATGTCAATAAAACAGAGTCGGCCGTAAGGATTACCCATATTCCAACGGGCATAGTGGTTCAATGTCAGAACGAGCGTTCACAGCTTCAGAACAGGGAAACGGCTATGAAGATGTTAAAAGCCCGGCTTTTAGAGCTCAAGGAACGGGAGAGGGAAGAGGAGATCAGCGGAATAAAAGGTGAGCACGTGGATATGGGTTGGGGTAACCAGATAAGGTCGTATGTATTTCATCCATATTCTATGGTCAAGGATCACAGGACAGGTTATGAGGTAGGAAATGTCCAGGCAGTAATGGACGGTGAAATTGACGATTTTATAAACGAGTATTTAAAGAAGATGGCAAGAGAAAACAGTAAAATATCAGCGATTGAGTAGTTAATATTTTACAAAGAATAAAAAAGGATTGAACATATGTTCAATCCTTTTTTAAGTTCCTTCTTTGGTTTGTAATTTGAATGCTATATAGATGATTGAAGTTAAATTCCTTACTTTGCTTGATGAAATTGTTGTAAAATGTTATACTATTTTTGAAAAAGTAGATGCTATATGAAAGTGATTTGCGACTGCTTTTGATAAGCTAAAAAGGGGGGCGTTTGATGGCAATAAAGTCAAAATTAACATTTCACGGCGGTATACATCCTCCTCATGCTAAAGAATTTACTCAAGATAAACCTATAGAGCCTTATATGCCAAAAGACCGTGTGATTATACCACTTGTGCAGCACATAGGTGTTCCATGTAAGCCTGTGGTAAAGGTAAATCAAGAAGTAAAAGTAGGCCAGATAATAGGGGAACCTGGCGGCTATGTATCCGCACCTGTACATTCTAGCGTATCTGGCAAGGTAGTTGGTATTGAAGAATACCCCAGCCCAGCGGGTAAGAAGGTATTATCTGTGATTATTCAGTCAGATGGTAATTTTGAACCGCAGGAAGGCGTTTTTATAAAAAGAGATATAGATCAGTTATCGCCAGAAGAAATCAAAGCAATTATAAAAGACGCTGGTATTGTGGGTATGGGTGGAGCAGCTTTTCCCACCATAGTAAAGATCAGTCCCCCACCTGATAAAAAAGTGGATGTAATCATATTAAATGGTGCAGAATGTGAGCCATATCTTACAGCTGATAGCAGGCTTATGGAAGAATATCCGGATGATATAGTATATGGCCTTAGGGCTATCATGAAGGCTATGGGTGTCAAAAAAGGGATTATAGGTATAGAGGACAACAAACTAAGAGCGATAATTTCAATGAGAAATGCTGCTAAAGGTTTTGATGGTATAGAAGTAGCGGTATTGAAAACCAAATATCCCCAAGGTTCAG
This genomic window contains:
- the prfB gene encoding peptide chain release factor 2 (programmed frameshift) is translated as MLDELKTKIQSLKEEIDEMGVSLDYAGSREELKKMEESMADPDFWSDIEKASKVNQKIKVLKDKLDQYDSIRSRYDDLTVLLELAYEEGDESLEPEIQSEYQKLQKDVADMKIKLMLNGRYDANNAIMSFHAGAGGTEAQDWAQMLIRMYTRWAERRGFEVDILDYLEGDEAGVKNATLMVKGDYAYGYLKAEKGVHRLVRISPFDAAGRRHTSFALVEVLPEITEDIDVEINPADLKIDTYRSSGAGGQHVNKTESAVRITHIPTGIVVQCQNERSQLQNRETAMKMLKARLLELKEREREEEISGIKGEHVDMGWGNQIRSYVFHPYSMVKDHRTGYEVGNVQAVMDGEIDDFINEYLKKMARENSKISAIE
- the rsxC gene encoding electron transport complex subunit RsxC: MAIKSKLTFHGGIHPPHAKEFTQDKPIEPYMPKDRVIIPLVQHIGVPCKPVVKVNQEVKVGQIIGEPGGYVSAPVHSSVSGKVVGIEEYPSPAGKKVLSVIIQSDGNFEPQEGVFIKRDIDQLSPEEIKAIIKDAGIVGMGGAAFPTIVKISPPPDKKVDVIILNGAECEPYLTADSRLMEEYPDDIVYGLRAIMKAMGVKKGIIGIEDNKLRAIISMRNAAKGFDGIEVAVLKTKYPQGSEKHIIKAITGRVVPSGKLPADVGVVVNNVATAKAIADAIKEGKPLIERVVTVTGEGVENPKNLLVKIGTPFSELIDFCGGFKGTPGKVISGGPMMGIAQYTLDVPVIKGTSGILVQPAEKVRVTKPSPCIRCGRCVDACPMNLLPLFISAYSIKGDFDRCKEYNVMDCIECGSCSYICPSKRPLVESIRLAKSVISSKNKK